One Capsicum annuum cultivar UCD-10X-F1 chromosome 2, UCD10Xv1.1, whole genome shotgun sequence genomic window carries:
- the LOC107858161 gene encoding ethylene-responsive transcription factor 8-like yields the protein MATTMILHIEVHYNGVRKLQGRRYAAEIRDPCKKKNVWLCTFDTREQAATAYDAAVRLFHGHKAVTNFLPVIDDNIQSVKDFLEKFHERSAIRPSSQAGNNAVRVSLPNDNPVCCLETVDLIGSWSGVQDDQLPATIGEETINLDLISLAPSGSM from the coding sequence ATGGCGACGACGATGATTCTGCATATTGAGGTGCATTATAATGGCGTCAGAAAATTACAGGGGAGGAGGTACGCCGCTGAAATTAGAGATCCCTGCAAGAAGAAAAATGTATGGCTTTGTACCTTCGATACGAGGGAGCAAGCCGCTACTGCTTACGATGCTGCAGTCAGGCTGTTTCATGGCCACAAGGCCGTTACTAACTTTCTTCCCGTCATTGATGATAACATCCAAAGCGTTAAAGATTTTCTTGAAAAGTTTCACGAGAGAAGTGCTATCAGGCCATCTTCCCAAGCAGGCAATAATGCGGTGAGAGTTTCACTGCCAAATGATAATCCTGTGTGCTGTTTGGAGACAGTGGATCTCATTGGGAGTTGGTCTGGAGTCCAGGATGATCAGCTACCGGCAACCATCGGGGAGGAGACTATCAATCTTGACCTGATCAGCCTCGCACCGTCAGGGAGCATGTGA